The Ferrovibrio sp. MS7 sequence CGGTCTGGTTCAGCGTATAGCCGCCATCCACCGGCACCAGCACCACGTCGATGCGGCCCATATCGGCGAGATGGCCGGGCTCCAGGCGGTGATGCAGATGGCCGAGATGGGCGATGCAGATATCCGCCACATCGAAGATGAAGATGGAGTTGCCATCGTATTCGGTGCCGCCGCCCCAGTTGCGGATATTGGTCGGCACGTTGCGTACCCGCAGATCCTTGTAGGCGAGATTGTGCCGCGCCGGCTTGCCGTCATAAGGCCAGCCGCGCAGCAGATGCTTGATGCCCGGATCGGGATTGTTGGTGAAATGCGTCGTGTGCGCGTGGTTCATCGTCGCGATGTCCGGCGTCACATCAGGCCGCAGATAGTCGTTGTAGTCGGTGGCGGCGGTGGCGCCGCCCGGCGTCTCGATCAGGAACGTGGCGTGGCCGACGAAGGTGATCCGCACCTGGCCCTGGGGCGGCGCGGGGCGCAGGCCCTGGCTGCGCTCCTGGGCGAGTTGGAAGTG is a genomic window containing:
- a CDS encoding MBL fold metallo-hydrolase: MPPAVALLVAFLVLLGSGLSGAAWAACLGAVANASPNFLQPASFRPSLTPAGALHFQLAQERSQGLRPAPPQGQVRITFVGHATFLIETPGGATAATDYNDYLRPDVTPDIATMNHAHTTHFTNNPDPGIKHLLRGWPYDGKPARHNLAYKDLRVRNVPTNIRNWGGGTEYDGNSIFIFDVADICIAHLGHLHHRLEPGHLADMGRIDVVLVPVDGGYTLNQTEMVEVIRQLKAPLVIPMHYFGDHTLERFLSQLRDTHAVTLSDRNFIQVGRPTLPPKPTVVILPGPH